A part of Salvelinus alpinus chromosome 5, SLU_Salpinus.1, whole genome shotgun sequence genomic DNA contains:
- the LOC139576832 gene encoding coxsackievirus and adenovirus receptor homolog — protein sequence MVTMRKCLTYSRLQLAVMFVLTVYLNTDVIEGIKITSTGPQTIQKAQGETVTLGCTFISDPSDIGELDIEWLHVRPDMTQKDQLILSYSGGKTLHYGDPSLSTRVDFTGTPTRGDASVSISAVKDSDTATYQCKVKKVPGVDMRKVTLAVKVPPSMPKCWVEGGEEKGSDVSLQCKSSVGSIPVNYVWTRESGGAIPPTATQNSQTGELKIRNHSETYMGNYLCVVSNPVGKEQCKYTLNAYNPSNKAGTIVGAVIGGLLLLLLLLLLIWLLVCCCHKRRYEKEVAHEIREDAPAPESRPASRNSSFRSVLGYRSHPGVVYSSVRKGQPKRTESGHSSIYTDRSKGTPAPSGQQAPPLLKYDSSYGYPV from the exons ATGGTCACTATGCGAAAGTGCCTTACATACTCAAGACTACAGTTGGCTGTGATGTTTGTGCTAACAGTTTATCTCAACACAG ATGTCATAGAGGGTATTAAGATAACATCCACAGGGCCTCAGACCATTCAGAAAGCCCAGGGGGAGACAGTCACGCTGGGGTGCACCTTCATCTCTGACCCCTCTGACATAGGAGAACTGGACATTGAGTGGTTGCACGTCCGTCCAGACATGACCCAGAAAGACCAGCTG ATCTTATCTTATTCAGGAGGGAAAACATTGCATTATGGGGACCCCAGCTTGTCTACCAGGGTGGACTTCACAGGAACCCCTACACGGGGAGACGCATCCGTCTCCATCTCTGCAGTGAAGGACTCAGACACAGCCACCTACCAGTGCAAAGTCAAGAAAGTGCCGGGTGTCGACATGCGAAAAGTCACTCTGGCAGTGAAGG tccctccatcAATGCCTAAGTGCTGGGTTGAAGGTGGCGAGGAGAAGGGGAGCGATGTCTCCCTCCAATGCAAATCCTCCGTGGGATCCATCCCCGTCAACTATGTCTGGactagagagagtggaggggccATCCCGCCCACAGCAACACAAA ACTCTCAGACTGGAGAGCTGAAGATAAGAAATCACTCAGAGACCTACATGGGAAACTATCTTTGTGTGGTGTCGAATCCTGTTGGCAAAGAGCAGTGTAAATATACCCTGAACGCATACAACC CTTCCAACAAGGCAGGGACCATAGTGGGTGCTGTAATTGGTGGCCTGCTACTGTTGCTCCTCCTCCTGCTTCTCATCTGGCTTCTGGTCTGCTGCTGCCACAAGCGTCGCTATGAGAAGGAGGTTGCCCATGAAATCAG GGAGGATGCCCCAGCCCCAGAGAGTCGCCCCGCCAGCAGGAACTCCAGCTTCCGCTCGGTCCTAGGCTACCGCTCCCACCCCGGGGTGGTCTACAGCTCCGTAAGAAAGGGCCAGCCCAAGAGGACAGAATCAGGCCACAGCAGCATCTACACAGACAGGAGCAAAGGCACGCCCGCACCCAGTGGGCAGCAGGCCCCTCCTCTGTTGAAATATGACAGCAGTTATGGCTACCCTGTGTAA
- the tas2r202 gene encoding taste receptor, type 2, member 202 — translation MQGANKVAIWVITGLVAVLTMFFNLFIFLMSLKSYKQNKHWTPCETIITALSLANGAHQLLCYLWMTMTEIDKDCRLEELFYSIMILTVFSLKFTIMWTTSFLTFYYSTKLVIEPIHCYTKIQEAILKHVTTVVLVIPMCGLSTCLPMLTVLVPENNTSENKDCGSIIPNDTPGMIYNTVYLVISNILPGVLMVKCCISISVHLGIHLQHMKASSNGSHAPKLGSEMRVIRMTLALVVVFLCFMVVDLYAYYQVTVKKENAILLSFLFTSIYTTFSALVLIYGKKTFWKVLLHSYNVGLDEFPCLSCLKVPETKRKPSSAHTVKH, via the coding sequence ATGCAAGGAGCTAATAAGGTGGCTATCTGGGTCATAACTGGCCTGGTGGCCGTCCTCACCATGTTCTTCAACCTGTTCATCTTCCTGATGAGCCTGAAGAGCTATAAGCAGAACAAACACTGGACCCCCTGTGAGACCATCATCACAGCCCTGTCCCTGGCCAATGGAGCTCACCAGCTGCTCTGCTATCTCTGGATGACCATGACCGAAATAGACAAAGACTGCCGACTGGAAGAGCTGTTCTACTCCATAATGATATTGACAGTGTTCAGCCTCAAGTTCACCATCATGTGGACCACCTCCTTCCTGACCTTCTACTACAGCACCAAGCTAGTGATCGAGCCCATCCACTGCTACACCAAGATCCAGGAGGCCATCCTGAAGCACGTCACCACTGTGGTCCTGGTCATCCCTATGTGTGGTCTCAGCACGTGTCTGCCCATGCTGACTGTCCTCGTCCCTGAGAACAATACATCGGAAAACAAGGACTGCGGTTCCATCATCCCTAATGACACCCCTGGCATGATCTATAACACTGTTTATCTAGTCATCTCTAACATCCTACCGGGAGTTCTGATGGTAAAGTGTTGCATTTCCATCTCTGTTCACCTGGGCATCCATCTCCAGCACATGAAGGCCAGTAGCAATGGTTCCCACGCACCCAAGCTGGGCTCTGAGATGCGGGTGATACGCATGACCCTCGCCCTGGTGGTTGTTTTCCTCTGTTTCATGGTGGTTGATCTATATGCGTACTATCAGGTGACGGTGAAGAAAGAGAATGCTATTCTGCTCTCTTTTCTCTTCACCTCCATCTATACCACTTTCAGTGCCTTGGTTCTTATCTACGGTAAGAAgacattctggaaggttctcctccACTCTTACAATGTTGGCCTGGATGAGTTTCCCTGTCTGTCCTGCCTAAAGGTGCCAGAGACCAAACGCAAACCCAGCTCTGCTCACACAGTCAAACACTGA